In the Chloroflexia bacterium SDU3-3 genome, one interval contains:
- a CDS encoding formylglycine-generating enzyme family protein, whose protein sequence is MSLESLLPRFITIPPAPFLMGTPMRDLSGLAKIYGGTRESYREESPQFPLSLHAFEIADVPVTNALYAAYVHASGARAPLHWRGPQPPDALLDHPVADVSWAEADGFCQWLSGAVFGLRRWGWPFQRAAHFRLPSEAEWEHAARGTDGRTFPWGDTWDARLANTQEAGLATTTRVGAYPQGASPYGCLDMCGNVWEWTASLDRLYPYSRHDDRERRSAEGRRILRGGCYANPHGYARCACRFRLGTDVHNPFLGFRLVRSS, encoded by the coding sequence GTGAGCCTCGAATCGCTGCTCCCGCGCTTTATCACCATCCCGCCTGCGCCCTTTTTGATGGGCACGCCGATGCGCGACCTGAGCGGGCTGGCCAAGATCTACGGCGGCACGCGCGAGTCCTACCGCGAGGAGTCGCCGCAGTTCCCGCTCTCGCTCCACGCCTTCGAGATCGCCGATGTGCCCGTGACCAACGCGCTGTACGCCGCCTATGTGCACGCCAGCGGCGCGCGCGCGCCCCTGCACTGGCGCGGCCCCCAGCCGCCCGATGCCCTGCTCGACCACCCCGTGGCCGACGTGAGCTGGGCCGAGGCCGACGGGTTCTGCCAGTGGCTCTCGGGTGCGGTGTTTGGCCTGCGCCGCTGGGGCTGGCCGTTTCAGCGCGCCGCGCACTTCCGCCTGCCCAGCGAGGCCGAGTGGGAGCACGCCGCGCGCGGCACCGATGGGCGCACCTTTCCCTGGGGCGATACCTGGGATGCCCGCCTAGCCAACACCCAGGAGGCGGGCCTGGCTACCACTACGCGGGTGGGCGCCTACCCCCAGGGCGCTAGCCCCTACGGCTGCCTCGACATGTGCGGCAATGTCTGGGAGTGGACCGCGTCGCTCGATCGGCTCTACCCCTACTCGCGCCACGACGACCGCGAGCGCCGCAGCGCCGAGGGCAGGCGCATCCTGCGCGGCGGCTGCTACGCCAACCCGCATGGCTACGCCCGCTGCGCCTGCCGATTCCGGCTGGGCACCGATGTGCACAATCCCTTTCTCGGTTTCCGACTGGTACGTTCAAGCTAG